CGGCGAGCCGTTTCGCCTGGTCCATGCTGTGGGTGACCATGACGATCGTGTACTCCTCTTTGAGGTCCTCGAGGGTCTCCTCGACCTGCTCGGCCGAGATCGGGTCCAGCGCGGAGGTGACCTCGTCACAGAGCAGGACCTCGGGCTCGACGGCCAGCGAGCGGGCGAGACAGAGCCGCTGGATCTGCCCGGTCGAAAGCTCGGCACCCGGATCGTCGAGTCGATCCTTCACCTCGTCCCAGAGGTTGACCTTCCGCAGGTAGCTCTCGACGAGCTCGTCCAGCTCCGCCGACGAGTAGTCGCCGTGGATCTTCGCCCCGTAGGCAACGTTGTTGTAGATCGACAGCGGCAGCGCCGTCGGTGTCTGCGGGACGTAGCCGACTCGACGACGGATCTCCGGCAGCGGCTCGTCGGTGTCGTAGATCCCCTCATCACCCAGATACACCTCGCCGGTGATCTCGGCGTTGGGCTGGATCTCGTGGAGGCGGTTCAGCGCCTTCAGCATCGTCGACTTCCCGCAGCCCGACGGACCGATGATCGCCGTCAGCTTGTTCTCTGCGAACTCTGCGCTGACGCCGTCGAGGGCGGTCACTTCCCTGTTTCCGGTGTACGTTACTTCGAGGTCGTCGGTGCGGAGTGCGATGTCGTCTGTCATGAGTGTCTCCCTCCTGGTGCGAAGCGGGCGAACCGTCCCGCGAGGAGTTTCGAGGTCAGTATCAGCGCGAGGACGGCGACGATCAGGACGAACGACGCCGCGTAGGCGTGCGAGCGGACTTCGGCGTTGAACGACGCTGCCTGCTCGAAGATGAGGATCGGCAGTGTCGTCGCGGGATCGAACGGTCCGCCGGGCATCTGCGTGCTGCGGCCGGCCGTAAAGAGAACAGTGGCGGCGTCGCCGATCCCGCGGGCGAAGCCCATGATGATCCCGGCGATGACGCCCGGTAGCGCCGCCCGGACGGTCATCCGGGCGGTCTCGAACCGCGTCGCGCCGAGGCCGTAGGAAGCTTCCTTGACCGTGTCGGGAGCCGAGCGAAGCGCCTCGTCGGCGTACCGGGTCATGATCGGGTACTGGAAGATCGCGATCGCGATCGTCCCGAAGATCAGGCTCGTCTGGGCGCCGACGGCGATGATGATCGTCAGCACGAACACCCCGTAGACGATCGGGGGCGTCCCCCAGAGCACGTTCAGGAACATGTTGATCACGTCCGACGTGCGTTCGCTCGAGTAGTCGCTCTGGAGGAAGATCGCCGTCGAGATCGCCAGGATCGAGGCGACCACGGTGGCGGGGACGACGATGAAGATACTGCCAAGCACGGCGT
This genomic window from Natronococcus occultus SP4 contains:
- a CDS encoding PstA family ABC transporter permease, whose product is MDRYTEQRLFGLLARASAALILAVLAMVVGVTLYRGGQVFITDPAVMVTPPGSRYMLDGGGGFLHAVLGSIFIVVPATVVASILAISTAIFLQSDYSSERTSDVINMFLNVLWGTPPIVYGVFVLTIIIAVGAQTSLIFGTIAIAIFQYPIMTRYADEALRSAPDTVKEASYGLGATRFETARMTVRAALPGVIAGIIMGFARGIGDAATVLFTAGRSTQMPGGPFDPATTLPILIFEQAASFNAEVRSHAYAASFVLIVAVLALILTSKLLAGRFARFAPGGRHS
- a CDS encoding phosphate ABC transporter ATP-binding protein produces the protein MTDDIALRTDDLEVTYTGNREVTALDGVSAEFAENKLTAIIGPSGCGKSTMLKALNRLHEIQPNAEITGEVYLGDEGIYDTDEPLPEIRRRVGYVPQTPTALPLSIYNNVAYGAKIHGDYSSAELDELVESYLRKVNLWDEVKDRLDDPGAELSTGQIQRLCLARSLAVEPEVLLCDEVTSALDPISAEQVEETLEDLKEEYTIVMVTHSMDQAKRLADDVIFLYLGELVEANDTRSFFENPQHERTQEFVKGHTAVDYDDEPDEESVTDEQVAANR